The Chitinophaga sp. H8 genome contains a region encoding:
- a CDS encoding Gfo/Idh/MocA family protein — MSTSRRKFLNSTVKLIAGTAIVNSITSPLIVWGKSNAPNEKIRVGLIGCKNMGFGDLQNALKLPGVECAALCDIDEHILNSRSKEVEKLQGKAPVQYKDFRKLIENKDIDAVIIGTPDHWHCLPFVYACEAGKDIYVEKPLANSIAECDIMVKAARRYKRIVQVGQQQRSGQHWIAAMDFIKSGKIGQLRKVNIWGNFNYGIGQRVVPDTAVPAGIDFDMWLGPAPARSFNSARFHGSWRMFWDYGGGLMTDWGVHLIDMALWAKDIETLPLAVTAAGGNFSYPDHAHETFDTMNVSYQLKDYIINWEHTAGTEKGPYGRSYGLAFIGNDATLVIDREGWELFPEWDHQQNKHKVPLIEKQSGTDSHDLHMKNFIECIKTGKDPACTIENGSLVAKYAHAGNIALRTNSRLVWNSSSKNFGNVPAANALITPSYRKPWVLPKV, encoded by the coding sequence ATGTCAACCTCCCGCCGCAAGTTTTTAAATAGTACTGTAAAGCTGATTGCAGGAACTGCCATTGTTAATAGCATTACATCACCTTTAATTGTATGGGGCAAAAGCAATGCGCCGAATGAAAAAATACGTGTTGGTTTAATTGGCTGTAAAAATATGGGTTTTGGCGACCTGCAAAATGCATTGAAGCTCCCTGGTGTTGAATGTGCGGCACTCTGCGATATTGACGAGCATATTTTGAACAGCAGGAGTAAAGAAGTAGAAAAGCTACAGGGAAAAGCTCCGGTGCAGTATAAAGATTTTAGAAAACTGATTGAGAACAAAGACATTGATGCTGTTATCATTGGTACACCGGATCACTGGCATTGTTTGCCCTTTGTATATGCCTGTGAAGCGGGGAAAGATATTTATGTGGAAAAGCCACTGGCGAATAGCATAGCGGAATGTGATATTATGGTGAAAGCCGCCAGGAGATATAAACGTATTGTGCAGGTGGGACAACAGCAACGTAGTGGCCAGCACTGGATAGCAGCAATGGATTTCATCAAATCCGGAAAAATAGGACAGTTGCGTAAAGTTAATATATGGGGCAACTTTAACTATGGTATTGGACAACGGGTGGTGCCGGATACCGCAGTGCCAGCAGGTATTGATTTTGATATGTGGCTGGGGCCTGCCCCTGCACGTAGTTTCAATAGTGCAAGATTTCATGGGTCCTGGCGCATGTTCTGGGATTACGGAGGAGGTTTGATGACCGATTGGGGAGTGCATTTAATTGATATGGCATTATGGGCAAAGGATATTGAAACGTTGCCCCTTGCCGTTACTGCTGCCGGTGGAAATTTCTCCTATCCGGATCATGCACATGAAACCTTTGATACCATGAATGTAAGTTATCAGTTAAAAGATTATATTATTAACTGGGAACATACAGCTGGCACGGAAAAGGGCCCTTATGGCCGTTCCTATGGGCTTGCATTTATTGGAAATGATGCGACACTGGTAATTGACCGGGAAGGATGGGAGCTTTTCCCGGAATGGGATCATCAGCAAAACAAACATAAGGTGCCTTTGATCGAAAAGCAGTCTGGAACTGATTCTCATGACTTACATATGAAGAACTTTATTGAATGCATTAAAACAGGAAAAGACCCTGCCTGTACTATTGAGAATGGTAGTCTGGTGGCAAAATATGCACACGCCGGTAACATTGCCCTCCGGACAAATTCACGCCTTGTATGGAACTCATCCAGTAAAAATTTCGGAAACGTACCTGCAGCAAATGCACTGATTACACC